From Nicotiana tabacum cultivar K326 chromosome 22, ASM71507v2, whole genome shotgun sequence, one genomic window encodes:
- the LOC107776210 gene encoding protein LIFEGUARD 4 has protein sequence MWQTWNTPYRKDDVEGGARALYPTMLESPELRWTFIRKVYSILSLQLLLTIAVASVVVTVHPIAHFFVSTGAGLALYIVLIITPFITLCPLYYYHQKHPVNFLILGLFTVALAFAVGLTCAFTSGKVILESVILTTAVVLSLTVYTFCAAKRGHDFNFLGPFLFGALIVLMLFAFIQLLFPLGRISVMIYGCLASILFCGYIVYDTDNLIKRYTYDKYIWAAVALYLDVINLFLSILTIFRASES, from the exons ATGTGGCAGACGTGGAATACGCCTTACCGGAAAGATGACGTGGAGGGCGGAGCAAGGGCGTTGTATCCGACGATGTTGGAGAGTCCAGAACTCCGCTGGACTTTTATTCGGAAAGTTTACTCTATTTTGAGTCTTCAACTTCTTCTCACAATTGCAGTTGCCTCTGTAGTTGTTACAGTTCACCCAATTGCACATTTCTTTGTGTCAACTGGGGCAGGGTTAGCTCTGTATATTGTTCTTATAATCACTCCCTTCATTA CATTGTGCCCATTGTATTACTATCACCAGAAACATCCAGTCAACTTTTTGATTCTTGGGTTGTTTACAGTTGCTTTAGCCTTTGCTGTGGGATTGACTTGTGCGTTCACTAGTG GCAAGGTAATATTGGAGTCCGTCATATTGACGACAGCAGTGGTGCTTAGCCTAACAGTGTACACATTCTGTGCAGCAAAGAGAGGCCACGATTTCAATTTTCTAGGACCATTCTTATTTGGTGCTCTCATTGTTCTCATGTTGTTTGCCTTCATCCAG CTTCTGTTCCCATTGGGTAGGATCTCTGTGATGATCTATGGGTGTCTAGCCTCAATTTTATTCTGTGGATACATCGTTTATGATACAGACAACCTAATCAAGCGCTATACTTACGACAAATATATCTGGGCTGCAGTTGCCTTGTATCTAGACGTTATCAATCTCTTCCTATCTATATTGACTATCTTCAGAGCTTCTGAAAGTTAA